DNA sequence from the Maribacter dokdonensis DSW-8 genome:
CAACATCAACGATCGCTTTTTTAATTGCATTCGTCTTACCATGTTGCACACCAGTTTTTGTATATCTGGATTTTCTTGAAGGACCGTAATTCATAGTACGAACCTTCTTCACAGAAACACCATAAGTAGCTTCAACCGCATCTTTAATCTGCAATTTGTTAGCCTTAGGGTCAACTACGAATCCATAACGGTTGTTCAACTCGCTATCAGCAGTCATTTTTTCCGTTATAATTGGTTTTATCAACACACTCATGATATTATTGTTTATTTAAATTCGATTCAATTCCCTCTAAAGAGCTCTCTAACAATACCACACTATTAGCGTGAAGAATTTTGTAAGTACTTAATTCTGAGTTAGTTATAACTTCCGACCCTTTAAAATTACGCGAAGACAAATATACACCTTTATTTGAATCACCCAACACTATTAAAGACTTTTTATTCTCAAGACCTAAGGTCTTTAAAACACCAACAAAATCTTTAGTTTTTGGAGTATCAAAATCGAAGTCTTCGACTACTAAAATTGCATTTTCTTTAGACTTTAAAGTCAATGCAGATTTTCTTGCCAAACGCTTTAAGTTTTTATTCAACTTTTGGCTATAATCCTTAGGTCTAGGACCAAATATTCTACCACCACCTCTAAATACCGGCGATTTAATACTACCTGCTCTTGCAGTACCTGTACCTTTTTGTTTTTTAATCTTTCTTGTACTACCAGCTATCTCTGCTCTTTCCTTAGCTTTATGCGTACCTTGTCTTTGATGTGCCAAATACTGCTTAACATCAAGGTATACTGCATGCTCGTTAGGCTCTATAGCGAAAACATCATCAGAAAGGTTTGCCTTTCTACCTGTGTCTTTTCCTTTAATATCTAAAACTGCTACTTTCATTACATCTACCTTTGTATAGTTACATAAGCATTCTTATGGCCCGGAACACAACCTTTAACTACTAAAAGATTCTTTTCTGGAACTACTTTTAAAACTCTAAGGTTTTGAACCGTAACACGATCCGTACCCATTCTACCGGCCATTTTCATACCCTTGAATACTCTTGCGGGATATGATGCAGCACCAATAGAACCTGGAGCTCTAAGTCTGTTATGCTGACCGTGCGTTGCTTGACCAACACCACCAAAACCGTGACGTTTTACAACACCCTGAAAACCCTTACCTTTAGATGTACCTATAACATCTACGAACTGTCCTTCAGCAAAAACATCAACACCAACGGTGTCACCTAATTTAAAATCACCTTCAAAATCTTGAAACTCAACGACTTTTTTCTTAGGAGAAGCACCTGCTTTTTTAAAATGGCCTAATTCAGCCTTATTAGCACGATTTTCTGCCTTGTCATCGAAACCAAGTTGAAGGGCACTATACCCGTCTACCTCTTCGGTTCTGACTTGGGTAACTACACATGGTCCAGCCTCAATAACGGTACAAGGAATGTTCTTTCCGTTCTCGTCAAAAATACTAGTCATGCCTACTTTCTTTCCTATTAACCCAGACATACTTATTTATATTAATTATTACTTATTAAATTCTTTTCAAAAAAATAGGGTCAAAATAATTTAACCCTAAATTATTTTTATCCGTTTTTCCCTCGCACGCAGCTTAGGACATGTAGCCCAACTCTATAAAAGAGATGGACGGTGATTATACCTTAATCTCAACCTCAACACCACTTGGAAGCTCTAACTTCATAAGTGCATCAATAGTCTTAGATGAAGAGCTATAAATATCCAACAATCTCTTGTAAGAACTTAATTGGAATTGCTCTCTAGATTTTTTGTTCACGTGAGGTGAACGTAAAACCGTAAATATCTTTTTATGCGTTGGTAAAGGAATTGGTCCTGTTACAACAGCACCGGTAGTCTTTACCGTTTTTACAATCTTCTCAGCAGATTTGTCCACCAAATTATGATCGTAAGATTTTAGTTTTATTCTAATTTTCTGACTCATGTCCTAAATTTATGCTGTTATACCTTTTGCTGCTTTAATAACTTCCTCCGAGATATTAGAAGGAGTTTCCGCATAATGTGAAAATTCCATTGTTGAAGTTGCACGACCTGAAGATAAAGTTCTCAATGAAGTAACATAACCGAACATTTCAGATAAAGGAACAGTTCCTTTAACCACTTTTGCTCCAGCTCTATCACTCATATCGCCAATAGTACCTCTACGTCTATTCAAATCTCCAACGATATCACCCATATTTTCTTCAGGAGTAATAACTTCCAATTTCATTATAGGCTCCATAATTACAGCACCGGCAGCTTTACCAGCAGCTTTGTAACCCATTTTAGCAGCCAATTCAAACGAAAGTGCATCTGAATCCACAGGGTGGAAAGAACCATCCTTAAGTACAACTTTCATTGAATCCATTTCATATCCAGCTAAAGGACCATTTTGCATAGCAATCTGGAAACCTTTCTCTACAGATGGTATGAATTCTTTAGGAATACGACCACCTTTAATTTCATCAACAAACTGTAAACCATCACCTTCGAAATCATCATCAGCAGGTCCCATTTCAAATACAATATCACCAAACTTACCACGACCACCAGATTGCTTTTTATAAGTTTCTCTATGTGCAGCGGTTTTTGTTAACGCTTCTTTATATTCAACTTGAGGCTCACCTTGACTAACCTCTACCTTAAACTCTCTTCTTAAACGGTCAACAATAATATCCAAGTGAAGCTCACCCATACCAGATATAATAGTTTGACCTGAAGCTTCGTCCGTCTTAACCTGGAAAGTTGGATCCTCTTCAGCCAATTTAGCCAAAGCCATGCCTAACTTATCAACATCCGCCTTAGTTTTAGGCTCCACAGCAATACCGATTACAGGCTCTGGGAAGTCCATACTCTCCAAAACAATAGGATGCTTCTCATCTGACATTGTATCACCGGTTTTAATATCCTTAAAACCTACAGCCGCTCCAATATCTCCCGCTTCGATAAAATCGATAGCATTTTGCTTATTGGAATGCATCTGGTAAATACGAGAGATACGCTCTTTCTTACCTGATCTATTATTCAATATATACGAACCAGCATCTAGACGACCTGAATATGTTCTAAAAAACGCCAATCTACCCACAAAAGGATCGGTAGCAATTTTAAATGCAAGTGCAGAAAAAGGCTCCTTTACACTTGGCTTACGCTTTTCAACAACCCCAGTATCCGGATTAGTACCAGCAATATCATCCTTATCTACAGGAGAAGGCAAATATCTACATACCGCATCCAACAAAAACTGAACACCTTTATTCTTAAATGAAGAACCACAGATCATAGGTATAAT
Encoded proteins:
- the rplW gene encoding 50S ribosomal protein L23, encoding MSVLIKPIITEKMTADSELNNRYGFVVDPKANKLQIKDAVEATYGVSVKKVRTMNYGPSRKSRYTKTGVQHGKTNAIKKAIVDVVEGDIIDFYSNL
- the rplD gene encoding 50S ribosomal protein L4, with protein sequence MKVAVLDIKGKDTGRKANLSDDVFAIEPNEHAVYLDVKQYLAHQRQGTHKAKERAEIAGSTRKIKKQKGTGTARAGSIKSPVFRGGGRIFGPRPKDYSQKLNKNLKRLARKSALTLKSKENAILVVEDFDFDTPKTKDFVGVLKTLGLENKKSLIVLGDSNKGVYLSSRNFKGSEVITNSELSTYKILHANSVVLLESSLEGIESNLNKQ
- the rplC gene encoding 50S ribosomal protein L3; its protein translation is MSGLIGKKVGMTSIFDENGKNIPCTVIEAGPCVVTQVRTEEVDGYSALQLGFDDKAENRANKAELGHFKKAGASPKKKVVEFQDFEGDFKLGDTVGVDVFAEGQFVDVIGTSKGKGFQGVVKRHGFGGVGQATHGQHNRLRAPGSIGAASYPARVFKGMKMAGRMGTDRVTVQNLRVLKVVPEKNLLVVKGCVPGHKNAYVTIQR
- the rpsJ gene encoding 30S ribosomal protein S10: MSQKIRIKLKSYDHNLVDKSAEKIVKTVKTTGAVVTGPIPLPTHKKIFTVLRSPHVNKKSREQFQLSSYKRLLDIYSSSSKTIDALMKLELPSGVEVEIKV
- the fusA gene encoding elongation factor G, translated to MARDLKFTRNIGIAAHIDAGKTTTTERILFYTGVSHKIGEVHDGAATMDWMEQEQERGITITSAATTCTWKFPLENAKELADTKDYHFNIIDTPGHVDFTVEVNRSLRVLDGLVFLFSAVDGVEPQSETNWRLADNYKVPRIGFVNKMDRQGSNFLMVCKQVKEMLGSNAVPIVLPIGEEADFKGIVDLAKNRAIVWHDDNFGSTFDVIDIPEDMKAEVKEYRAALIEAVAEYDEELMEKFFEDEDSITEEEVHAALRAAVMDRAIIPMICGSSFKNKGVQFLLDAVCRYLPSPVDKDDIAGTNPDTGVVEKRKPSVKEPFSALAFKIATDPFVGRLAFFRTYSGRLDAGSYILNNRSGKKERISRIYQMHSNKQNAIDFIEAGDIGAAVGFKDIKTGDTMSDEKHPIVLESMDFPEPVIGIAVEPKTKADVDKLGMALAKLAEEDPTFQVKTDEASGQTIISGMGELHLDIIVDRLRREFKVEVSQGEPQVEYKEALTKTAAHRETYKKQSGGRGKFGDIVFEMGPADDDFEGDGLQFVDEIKGGRIPKEFIPSVEKGFQIAMQNGPLAGYEMDSMKVVLKDGSFHPVDSDALSFELAAKMGYKAAGKAAGAVIMEPIMKLEVITPEENMGDIVGDLNRRRGTIGDMSDRAGAKVVKGTVPLSEMFGYVTSLRTLSSGRATSTMEFSHYAETPSNISEEVIKAAKGITA